Part of the Leclercia sp. AS011 genome is shown below.
ACGGTGTGGCTGTTATGGTAAAGGGAAGGGAAATGCAGTATCAGAGACAGAAAAGGGGAATTTAGCTATAACAGTTTGATGAAATAAGATGAAATAACCCTCCTGTTATGGTCTTGAAGCGAAGCCTTAAGGATTTCTTAATCTTAATGAGACCCATGGTTTCGATTCAGGATTTTTATGGAAGTAAAATCGCAATCCACCGCATTTCTTACCAATATTAAAAAACGGTAATCATATTCATTATCATTTCCATGCCGTTGTGATTTAATCCGCCCGCTGTCCACTCTGGTGTTATGTGCTCATTTCTGTGAAGGATTAACGTATGAAATATGGCTTATCGTCTTTTTGCACGCTTGCTGTGATGATTTCCTCTGTTTTACTCACACCCATTGCCGGTGCGGCGGAGAACAACGACGGGATCGTGGTCTACAACGCCCAGCATGAAAATCTGGTCAAATCCTGGGTGGACGGTTTCACCAAAGAGACCGGCATCAAAGTGACGCTGCGTAACGGCGGCGACAGCGAACTGGGCAATGCCCTGGTGCAGGAGGGCAGCGCGTCCCCGGCCGACGTCTTCCTGACCGAAAACTCTCCGGCCATGGTACTGGTCGATAACGCCAAACTCTTTGCTCCCCTGGATAAAGCCACCCTCGACCAGGTTGCCCCGGCATATCGCCCGGAACATGGCCGCTGGATCGGCATCGCTGCGCGCAGCACGGTGTTCGTCTATAACCCGGCAAAACTGAATGAATCCCAGCTGCCGAAGTCTCTGATGGATCTGGCGAAGCCGGAGTGGAAAGGGCGCTGGGCGGCCTCCCCATCCGGGGCCGATTTCCAGGCGATCGTCAGCGCAGTACTGGCCCTGAAAGGCGAGCCGGCCACGCTGGCGTGGCTGAAAGGGATGAAAACCAACTTCGTGGCCTATAAAGGCAACAGCACGGTAATGAAAGCGGTCAACGCCGGTCAGATTGATGGTGGAGTGATCTATCACTACTACCGTTTTGTTGACCAGGCCAAAACCGGTGAAAACAGCAAAAATACCCAGCTGCACTACTTCAAACACCAGGATCCAGGCGCTTTTGTCAGCATCTCAGGGGGCGGCGTGCTGGCCTCCAGCAAGCATCAGCAGCAGGCTCAGGCCTTCGTGAAGTGGATCACCGGCAAAGCGGGTCAGGAGAGTCTGCGTACCAACGATGCCTTTGAATACGCGGTTGGCGTCAATGCCGAATCTAACCCGAAACTGGTACCGCTGAAGGATCTGGACGCGCCGAAGGTGGAGCCTTCCACGCTCAACAATAAAAAAGTCATCGACCTGATGACCCAGGCCGGTCTTCTTTAATTAATGCAGTGGTGAGTGCCTGATGTCAGTTGTCAATATTACCCGCACGCCGGACATCCGGCGGCGTGAGGTACAACGCCGCCCGGCGTTGATGATGATTATGTTCGCGATACTGTTCTCCCTGTTATCGCTGATCCCCCCGGCCTTTGTGGTGGTCATTGGTTTTGATACCGGCTGGGAGACGGTCAAGGCACTCATATTCCGCCCGCGTGTGGCTGAGCTGCTCAGCAACACGCTGCTGCTGGTGATTATTGCGGTCCCCCTCTGCGTGCTGGTGGGGGTCATGCTCGCCTGGCTTACCGAACGCACGACGCTGGCCGGACGACGCATCTGGTCGATGCTGGCCGTCGCACCGCTGGCGATCCCCGCCTTTGTCCAGAGCTATGCCTGGGTCAGCGCGGTGCCGTCTCTGCACGGCCTGGGTGCCGGGGTGTTTCTCTCGGTACTGGCCTACTACCCCTTTATTTATCTTCCCGTCGCGGCGGTGTTGCGCCGCCTCGATCCGACGCTGGAAGATGTCGCCGCCTCGTTAGGCACCCCGCCGTGGGCGGTCTTTTTCCGTATTGTGATGCCGCAGCTCAGGCTGGCGGTCTGGGGCGGGGCTCTGCTGGTGACGCTGCACCTGCTGGCGGAGTACGGTCTCTATGCGATGATCCGTTTTGATACCTTTACCACCGCCATTTACGATCAGTTCCAGTCCACCTTCAGCGGCCCGGCGGCCAATATGCTGGCAGGGGTGCTGGCGCTGTGCTGTCTGCTGTTCCTCACGCTGGAAGGGACGACCCGCGGCAAAGCGCGTTACGCGAGGGTCGGCTCAGGCGCGCCGCGCGAGCAGCATCGTCTGCCGCTGAATCTGCCTCTGAGTCTGGTCAGCCAGCTGTTCTCCCTGGCGGTGATTGGGCTGGCCTTAGTGGTGCCGCTGGCGATACTGGGGCGCTGGCTGTGGCTGGGCGGTATCGGGAACTGGAATCAGGCCGATCTCTGGCTCTCCCTGCGCCAGACGGTGGTGCTGGCCTCCGGCGGGGCCCTGCTGATCATGCTGGCCGGGATCCCGATCACCTGGCTGACGGTGCGTCATCCGCGCCCGCTGTTCCGGATGCTGGAAGCGTGCAACTACTTCACCAGTTCGCTGCCGGGGATCGTAGTCGCCCTGGCGCTGGTGACGGTCACTATCCATTATTTCCGTCCTCTCTATCAGACGGAGATCACCCTGTTTCTGGCCTACCTGCTGATGTTTCTCCCCCGCGGGCTGGTGAACCTGCGCGCCGGGATTGCCCAGGCACCGCTGGAGCTGGAGAACGTCGCCCGCAGTTTAGGCAAAACCCAGGCCAGCGCCATCTGGGGGATCACCATGCGACTCGCCGCCCCGGGCGCGGCAGCGGGTGGGGCCCTGGTGTTCCTCGGGATCACTAACGAACTCACCGCCACGCTGCTGCTCTCTCCTCTGGGGACACGCACCCTTTCCACCGGTTTCTGGGCGCTGACCAGTGAGATCGATTATGTCGCCGCAGCGCCTTATGCTCTGTTGATGGTGCTGATCTCGCTGCCGCTGACCGGAATATTGTATGTACAGTCGCAAAAATTAGCGGGCCTGTAAGATGATTGAATTAGCGAACATTTCCAAAAAATTTGGCCAGACCCCGGTACTGGAAGGGCTGGATCTGACGGTGATGCCGTCATCCCGGACGGTGATTGTCGGCCCCTCCGGCTCGGGCAAAACCACGCTGCTGCGTATTCTTGCCGGGTTTGAATCACCGGACAGCGGCCACATTGTGCTTAACGGTAAAACGCTGTTTGATGAGCACACGTTTATTCCGGCGCATCAGCGCGGGATCGGCTTTGTGCCGCAGGAAGGGGGGCTTTTTCCGCACATGAAAGTGGGGGATAACATTGCCTACGGCCTGAAGGGATCGCGGCAGGAAAACCGCCGTCGCGTAGCGGAGCTGATGGATCTGGTTTCGCTCAGCTATGACCTGGCGGATCACTGGCCGCATGAGATCTCCGGCGGGCAGCAGCAGCGTGTGGCGCTGGCGCGCGCGCTGGCTCAGGAGCCGGTTCTGATGCTGCTCGATGAACCCTTCTCGGCGCTGGATACCGGTCTACGCGCCGCCACCCGCAAAGCCACGGCGGACCTGCTGGATCACGCCGGGGTAGCGTCGATTCTGGTGACCCACGACCAGCAGGAGGCGCTCTCCTTCGCCAGCCAGATCGCGGTGATTCGTGAGGGGCGTTTCGCCCAGGTCGGGTCGCCGGTTGAGGTTTACTCCCATCCGGTGGATGAGGCCACGGCGCTGTTCCTCGGCGATGCGCTGATTTTCAGGGCTCAGGTGAGCGGCGGGGTGGCAAGCTGCCCTCTGGGTAACATCCTGGTGGATAACCCGCTGGCCAGCGGAGAGAAGCGCATCATGCTGCGGCCTGAACAGGTACAGATTACGCCTCTGGCAGCAGGCAGCGACCCTGCACAGGTGGTGATTATTACCGGGGTGGATTTCACTGGCTATCTCTCGACCCTAATGCTCTCCTCGCCGGGCTGGCCCGGGGCGCTACAGGTGAAAACGGTCAGCCAGCAAAACTGGCAGGTCAATATGCCGGTGCAGCTGGCGATTAACGGGCAGGCCTGTGTGTTAGCGGGGTAAAAAAATGACGGGGCTATGGCCCCGTAACATCAGGTGGGTTACAGGTTTGTTTTCAACCAACACCCATAAACGTCTTAGTCGCGCCAGCCCATAGCCGGAGCCACATGCTTCAGAATCGACTCAATTACATGCACGTTGTACTCCACGCCCAACTGGTTTGGCACGGTCAGTAACAGCGTATCCGCTTCGGCGATCGCTTCATCCCGTTTCAGCTGGTCGATCAGCTTGTCAGGCTCGGCGGCATAGCTGCGCCCGAAGATGGCGCGCGTTTTCTCATCCAGATAGCCCACGCTGTCGCTTTCATTACGACTGGCACCGAAGTACATCCGATCCCGATCGTCCATCAGGGCAAAAATGCTGCGACTGACCGAGACGCGCGGCGTGCGGGTATGTCCCGCTTCGGCCCAGGCTTCGCGGTAGGCACGGATCTGTTTTGCCTGCTGGATGTGGAACGGCTCGCCGGTTTCGTCGTCCTTCAGGGTGGAGCTTTGCAGGTTCATCCCCAGCTTCGCGGCCCACACGGCGGTAGCGTTCGAACCTGCACCCCACCAGATGCGGTCCCGCAGCCCTTCGGCGTGCGGTTCAACGCGCAGCAGTCCCGGCGGGTTAGGGAACATCGGCTGCGGGTTGGGTTTGGCAAAACCTTCGCCGCGCAGGACGTCCAGCAGCACTTCGGTGTGGCGGCGCGCCATATCCGATTCGTTTTCACCCTCGCCAGGCACATACCCAAAGTAGCGCCAGCCGTCGATCACCTGTTCCGGCGAGCCGCGGCTGATGCCCAGCTGCAAACGTCCACCGGAAATTAAATCGGCTGAACCGGCATCTTCCGCCATATAGAGCGGGTTTTCATAGCGCATATCGATAACGCCGGTGCCGATCTCAATCTTGCTGGTTTTGGCCCCAATCGCTGCCAGCAGCGGGAAGGGGGAGGCGAGCTGGCGGGCAAAATGGTGCACGCGGAAGTAGGCCCCGTCTGCGCCCAGCTCTTCGGCGGCCACCGCCAGATCGATGGATTGCAGCAGGGCGTCCGCG
Proteins encoded:
- a CDS encoding iron ABC transporter substrate-binding protein translates to MKYGLSSFCTLAVMISSVLLTPIAGAAENNDGIVVYNAQHENLVKSWVDGFTKETGIKVTLRNGGDSELGNALVQEGSASPADVFLTENSPAMVLVDNAKLFAPLDKATLDQVAPAYRPEHGRWIGIAARSTVFVYNPAKLNESQLPKSLMDLAKPEWKGRWAASPSGADFQAIVSAVLALKGEPATLAWLKGMKTNFVAYKGNSTVMKAVNAGQIDGGVIYHYYRFVDQAKTGENSKNTQLHYFKHQDPGAFVSISGGGVLASSKHQQQAQAFVKWITGKAGQESLRTNDAFEYAVGVNAESNPKLVPLKDLDAPKVEPSTLNNKKVIDLMTQAGLL
- a CDS encoding ABC transporter permease yields the protein MSVVNITRTPDIRRREVQRRPALMMIMFAILFSLLSLIPPAFVVVIGFDTGWETVKALIFRPRVAELLSNTLLLVIIAVPLCVLVGVMLAWLTERTTLAGRRIWSMLAVAPLAIPAFVQSYAWVSAVPSLHGLGAGVFLSVLAYYPFIYLPVAAVLRRLDPTLEDVAASLGTPPWAVFFRIVMPQLRLAVWGGALLVTLHLLAEYGLYAMIRFDTFTTAIYDQFQSTFSGPAANMLAGVLALCCLLFLTLEGTTRGKARYARVGSGAPREQHRLPLNLPLSLVSQLFSLAVIGLALVVPLAILGRWLWLGGIGNWNQADLWLSLRQTVVLASGGALLIMLAGIPITWLTVRHPRPLFRMLEACNYFTSSLPGIVVALALVTVTIHYFRPLYQTEITLFLAYLLMFLPRGLVNLRAGIAQAPLELENVARSLGKTQASAIWGITMRLAAPGAAAGGALVFLGITNELTATLLLSPLGTRTLSTGFWALTSEIDYVAAAPYALLMVLISLPLTGILYVQSQKLAGL
- a CDS encoding ABC transporter ATP-binding protein — encoded protein: MIELANISKKFGQTPVLEGLDLTVMPSSRTVIVGPSGSGKTTLLRILAGFESPDSGHIVLNGKTLFDEHTFIPAHQRGIGFVPQEGGLFPHMKVGDNIAYGLKGSRQENRRRVAELMDLVSLSYDLADHWPHEISGGQQQRVALARALAQEPVLMLLDEPFSALDTGLRAATRKATADLLDHAGVASILVTHDQQEALSFASQIAVIREGRFAQVGSPVEVYSHPVDEATALFLGDALIFRAQVSGGVASCPLGNILVDNPLASGEKRIMLRPEQVQITPLAAGSDPAQVVIITGVDFTGYLSTLMLSSPGWPGALQVKTVSQQNWQVNMPVQLAINGQACVLAG
- a CDS encoding LLM class flavin-dependent oxidoreductase; this translates as MKKIGFLSFGHWTPSPQSGTRTAADALLQSIDLAVAAEELGADGAYFRVHHFARQLASPFPLLAAIGAKTSKIEIGTGVIDMRYENPLYMAEDAGSADLISGGRLQLGISRGSPEQVIDGWRYFGYVPGEGENESDMARRHTEVLLDVLRGEGFAKPNPQPMFPNPPGLLRVEPHAEGLRDRIWWGAGSNATAVWAAKLGMNLQSSTLKDDETGEPFHIQQAKQIRAYREAWAEAGHTRTPRVSVSRSIFALMDDRDRMYFGASRNESDSVGYLDEKTRAIFGRSYAAEPDKLIDQLKRDEAIAEADTLLLTVPNQLGVEYNVHVIESILKHVAPAMGWRD